The following coding sequences lie in one Paenibacillus durus ATCC 35681 genomic window:
- a CDS encoding NUDIX domain-containing protein, with protein sequence MVSQNGEQRYNAKKYRTPDGVPADIVMFTLTKRERKTVTKTLPIRELRVMLIKRKKWPCEGMWALPGGFCQEDESIYDAAKRELKEETGVDGGHLEYLGVYSTPGRDPRGWIISHAFFALVEEWMLEQRRASDDAGEVGLFTLQEALEELELAFDHHAIISEAYLRIQQQMLQTTIAKQFLPRHFTLSELYQVIQTVVPEFKEPNFIRKITSTRSRQGILQEVRDEDGNPLSSNQYSQRPAQLYMFTDHQPLLSIYT encoded by the coding sequence ATGGTGAGCCAGAACGGGGAACAACGCTACAACGCCAAAAAATACCGCACTCCGGATGGTGTTCCGGCCGATATCGTCATGTTTACCTTAACGAAACGCGAGCGAAAGACCGTCACCAAGACGCTTCCGATCCGTGAACTGAGAGTCATGCTGATTAAGCGGAAGAAGTGGCCTTGCGAGGGAATGTGGGCGCTTCCGGGCGGATTTTGCCAGGAGGACGAGTCGATATATGATGCGGCTAAGCGGGAATTAAAAGAAGAGACGGGGGTCGATGGCGGCCACCTGGAATACTTGGGGGTGTACAGTACGCCGGGACGGGACCCGCGCGGGTGGATTATCAGCCATGCTTTCTTTGCGCTGGTTGAGGAATGGATGCTTGAGCAAAGACGGGCTTCGGATGATGCGGGAGAGGTTGGCCTGTTTACGCTGCAGGAGGCGCTGGAAGAGCTGGAGCTGGCTTTTGACCATCATGCCATCATTTCGGAAGCTTACCTGCGCATTCAGCAGCAGATGCTGCAGACCACGATTGCGAAGCAGTTCCTGCCGCGTCATTTTACGCTAAGCGAGCTGTATCAGGTCATTCAGACCGTGGTGCCGGAATTCAAGGAGCCGAACTTTATCCGTAAAATTACTTCCACACGGAGCCGCCAGGGCATTTTGCAGGAAGTGCGGGACGAGGACGGCAATCCGCTGAGCTCCAACCAATATTCCCAGCGTCCGGCGCAGCTGTATATGTTTACCGATCATCAGCCGCTGCTGTCCATTTATACGTAA
- a CDS encoding nicotinate phosphoribosyltransferase — translation MNRELALHTDKYQINMMYAHWVNGTHKRRAVFEAYFRKLPFGNGFAVFAGLERIVGYVRNLRFSEEDIRYLSEQEENYAPAFLEDLLQFHFQGTIHSMKEGALVFPEEPLIRVEGTIMEAQLVETAILNFMNFQTLIATKAARIKQVAGDDILLEFGTRRAQEADAAIWGTRAAFISGFDATSNMLASRMFGIPAKGTHAHSWVQSFGSEQEAFDTYAKVLPDGVTLLVDTFDTLRSGVPNAIATAKKLEAAGKRMNAIRLDSGDLAYLSIQARKMLDEAGLQYVKIVASNDLDENTISNLKLQGAAIDTWGVGTQLITASDQPSLGGVYKLVEIESKEGEMVPTIKISSNPEKVSTPGKKDVYRIIGTSGRALADYICFPGEDALQSGRPLKLFNPLHPYLQKKVDRYEALPMLEPIFVNGFQVYTLPGLDEIRRYHKEQLSLFWPEYLRKLNPEVYRVNLSERVWNRKQELIKEHMPADRE, via the coding sequence TTGAACAGAGAGCTTGCTTTGCATACGGATAAATATCAGATCAATATGATGTACGCCCATTGGGTGAACGGCACCCATAAGCGCCGCGCTGTGTTTGAAGCTTATTTCCGCAAGCTGCCTTTCGGCAACGGTTTTGCCGTATTTGCCGGCCTTGAACGGATCGTTGGTTATGTCAGAAACCTCCGGTTTTCAGAGGAAGATATCCGCTATCTGTCTGAGCAGGAAGAGAATTATGCGCCGGCCTTTCTGGAAGATCTCCTGCAGTTCCATTTCCAAGGCACGATCCATTCCATGAAGGAAGGCGCTTTGGTGTTTCCGGAAGAGCCTCTGATCAGGGTGGAGGGCACGATTATGGAAGCCCAGCTTGTGGAGACGGCCATTCTGAATTTCATGAATTTCCAGACGCTGATCGCAACGAAGGCGGCACGGATCAAGCAGGTGGCTGGGGACGATATTTTGCTTGAGTTCGGCACAAGGAGAGCTCAGGAGGCCGATGCGGCGATCTGGGGCACCCGGGCGGCGTTTATCAGCGGCTTTGACGCGACGTCCAATATGCTGGCAAGCCGGATGTTCGGCATTCCTGCCAAGGGAACTCACGCGCACTCCTGGGTACAGAGCTTCGGAAGCGAGCAGGAAGCCTTCGATACGTACGCTAAGGTACTGCCTGATGGAGTCACGCTGCTTGTCGATACGTTCGATACACTGCGCAGCGGCGTGCCGAATGCGATTGCGACAGCCAAGAAGCTGGAAGCCGCAGGCAAGCGCATGAATGCGATCCGGCTGGACAGCGGAGATTTGGCCTATCTGTCTATTCAGGCGCGGAAGATGCTGGATGAAGCGGGACTTCAGTACGTCAAAATCGTCGCAAGCAACGATCTGGATGAGAACACGATCTCCAATCTGAAGCTGCAGGGAGCGGCCATTGACACTTGGGGTGTCGGCACACAGTTGATTACCGCATCCGACCAGCCTTCTCTCGGGGGCGTGTACAAGCTGGTGGAGATTGAATCTAAGGAAGGGGAGATGGTGCCGACCATTAAGATATCCTCCAACCCTGAGAAGGTGTCCACGCCCGGTAAAAAGGATGTATACCGCATTATCGGAACGAGCGGAAGGGCTTTGGCTGATTATATCTGTTTTCCAGGCGAGGATGCCCTGCAAAGCGGCCGCCCGCTGAAGCTGTTCAATCCGCTGCATCCCTATTTGCAGAAGAAAGTTGACCGCTATGAGGCGCTGCCGATGCTGGAGCCGATCTTTGTGAACGGCTTTCAAGTATACACTCTTCCGGGGCTGGACGAGATTCGCCGCTACCATAAGGAGCAGCTGAGCTTGTTCTGGCCGGAATACTTGCGCAAATTAAACCCGGAGGTGTACCGGGTCAACCTGAGCGAGAGGGTTTGGAACCGGAAGCAGGAGCTAATTAAGGAACATATGCCGGCAGACCGGGAATAA
- a CDS encoding cysteine hydrolase family protein encodes MRALIVIDYTKDFVDGSLPVGQTGIDIEERICRLTEEFAENGDFVVMAVDLHEQDDAYHPESRLFPPHNLRGSEGRELYGRLKDVYEVRRDDIYWMDKTRYSAFCGTNLEQKLRERGITELHLIGVCTDICVLHTAVDAYNKGFSIVVHQDAVASFNPEGQSWALGHFAGSLGAKVVKDAKSL; translated from the coding sequence ATGAGAGCGCTGATCGTAATCGATTATACGAAGGATTTTGTCGACGGCAGCCTGCCGGTGGGACAGACGGGGATCGATATCGAGGAAAGGATCTGCCGTTTGACGGAGGAATTTGCAGAGAACGGCGATTTTGTGGTGATGGCTGTGGACTTGCATGAGCAGGATGATGCCTATCACCCGGAGAGCAGGCTGTTTCCGCCCCATAATCTTCGGGGAAGCGAAGGAAGGGAGCTGTACGGAAGGCTGAAGGATGTATATGAAGTCCGCCGGGATGACATCTACTGGATGGACAAGACCCGCTACAGCGCTTTTTGCGGCACGAACCTGGAACAGAAGCTTCGCGAGCGGGGGATTACAGAGCTGCACCTGATTGGCGTATGTACGGATATATGCGTATTACATACAGCGGTAGATGCTTATAATAAAGGCTTTTCGATTGTTGTACATCAGGATGCCGTAGCCAGCTTCAATCCGGAGGGACAATCCTGGGCGCTGGGGCATTTTGCCGGAAGTCTGGGCGCCAAAGTGGTCAAAGACGCAAAGTCATTATAA